Sequence from the Candidatus Eisenbacteria bacterium genome:
AGCACCGTCATGCCCTCGGCGTTGATCTCGCGGATGGTGCGGAAGATGTCGCGCACCAGCAGCGGCGCCAGCCCCAGCGAGGGCTCGTCGAGCAGCAGCAGCTTCGGGCGCGACATCAGCGCGCGGCCGATGGCCAGCATCTGTTGCTCGCCGCCGGAGAGCGTGGCCGCGCCCTGCTTCCCGCGCTCGCGCAGGCGCGGGAAGAGCCGGAACACCCGCTCCTTGTCCTGGGCCACCCCGGAGGCGTCCCGCCGCAGGTAGGCGCCCAGGTCCAGGTTCTCGCGCACGCTCATGTTGGCGAATATTTGACGCCCCTCGGGCGCGTGCGAGATGCCCAGCTTCACGATGTCGTGAGGCTCCATCCCGCCGATGTCGCGACCCTGGAAGCGCAGGCTCCCGGCCCGCGCGCGCACCAGCCCGGAGATGGTCCGCAGCAGGCTGGTCTTGCCCGCGCCGTTGGCGCCGATCAGCGTGACCACTTCGCCCTCGGACACCCGCACCGACACGCCCTTGAGCGCGTGCACGGCGTTGTAGAACACGTCCAGGCCGGTGATCTCAAGCATGGCTCTCGGGCCCCAGGTAGGCTTCGATCACCCTTGGGTCGCGGCGGATCTCCTCGGGGCGGCCCTCGGCGATCTTCACCCCGTAGTCGAGCACCGCGATCCGCTCGCACACCCCCATCACCACCTGCATGTCGTGCTCGATGAGCAGGATGGTGAGCCCGAACTCGCCGCGGATGCGCCGGATGAGATTCATGAGATCCGCGCTCTCCTGCGGGTTCATGCCGGCGGCCGGCTCGTCCAGGAGCAGCAGCCGCGGCCGCGTGGCCAGGGCGCGCGCGATCTCGAGGCGACGCTGGCACCCGTAGGGCAGCATCGCGGCGGGCGCGCCGGCGAAGGCGGAGAGGTCCAGCAGCTCCATCAGCTCGGCGGTGCGGGACCGGATGGCGGCCTCGTCGGCCAGGTGGGCGCGGCTGCGCATCACCGCGGCCACCAGCCCGGTGCGCGCGTGCAGGTGCTGCGCGGTGTGGATGTTCTCCTCCACGGTCAGCGCCCCGAAGAGACGGATGTTCTGAAAGGTCCGCACCGCCCCCACCGCCGCGACCCGCGAGGGCTTCATGCCATTCACCACGAGCCCGTGAATCCGCACCCGGCCCTCGGTGGGCGCGTACACGCCGGTGATGAGGTTGAACACGGTGGTCTTGCCGGCGCCGTTGGGCCCGATCAGACCCACCAGGTCGCGCTCGCCCAGGACCAGGTCCAGCTTGTCCACGGCCTTGAGCCCGCCGAAGCGGATGCCCGCGCCGCACAGCTCCAGCGCGGCCACGCCCCCGGCCACGGCCACCGCTCCCGGACCGGCGGTCATGGCCGGTCCCCCGCGGCGGTCCCGCCGGTGCGCCGCCGCCAGGCCCGCGGCCACGACAGCTCCCGCGGACCGAACACGCCCTGCGGGCGCGCCAGCATCAGCACGATCAGCAGCGCCGAGTACAGCACCATCCGGTACTCCTGCACCGGACGCAGCACTTCCGGCAGCACCGTCAGGATCACCGCGGCCAGGATGCTGCCGGTGAGGCTGCCCATGCCGCCCAGCACCACCATGATCACGATCTCGATGGACTTCATGAACTGGAAGCTGGAGGGATTGAGGTAGCCCTGCGTGTGCGCGAACAGCCCGCCGGCGAGCCCCGCGAAGAACGCCCCCACCACGAACGCGGTCACCTTGTAGCGGGTGGTGTCGATGCCCAGCGCCTCGGCCGCCACCTCGTCCTCGCGCACCGCGATGAAGGCGCGGCCGCGCGGCGAGCGGATCATGCGATAGATCACCAGCACCGTGAGGAAGGCCGCGGCGCCCACCAGGCTCAGCGAGGGCCGAGGTTCGGACTGCGGCGAGAACAGCAGGCGCAGGATGGGGATGTCCGAGAACCCCCGCGCCCCACCCACGGCGTCCACGTTGAGGATCAGGGTGCGGATGATCTCGCCGAAGCCCAGGGTGACGATGGCCAGGTAGTCACCCCGCAACCGCAGCGACGGCAGGCCCACCAGGAAGCCCGCGACCGCGGCCACCAGCGCCCCCGCCAGGAGCGCGACGCCGAACAGCCACGCGTGCGGCCCGCCCAGGGCGCGCGCGCCGTAGTAGGCCACCGCCGCGGACACGTACCCGCCCAGCGCCATGAAGCCCGCGTGCCCGATGGAGAACTGCCCCGTGAACCCGTTGACCAGGTTCAGGCTCACCGCCAGCACGATGTTCACGCCGCACAGGAGCAGGATCTGGTAGACGTAGGGGTTGACCAGGCCGGCGGCGTAGAAGTCGGCCGACAGCACCGCCAGCAGCACCGCCACGCCGGCGATCGCGCCCGGGGAGCGCTTCATCGGCGGCTCCCGGGCCCGGCCCCGCGAGGCATCACACCTTCTCCGGGACGTGCGTGCCGAACAGGCCGGCCGGGCGCACCAGCAGGATCACGATCAGCAGCGCGAACGCGATGGCGTCGCGGTAGGTGGACGAGACGTAGCCCACCACCAGCGTCTCGGAAATCCCCATGATCAACCCGCCCACCACCGCGCCGGGGATGTTGCCGATGCCTCCCAGCACCGCGGCCACGAACGCCTTGAGCCCGGGCATGATGCCCATGAGCGGCTCGATCTTGGGGTTGGCCATGCCCACCAGGATGCCCGCGGCGGCGGCCAGCGCCGAGCCCAGCACGAACGTGAGGCTGATGATGCGATCGGTGGCGATGCCCATCAGGCTGGCGGCGTCGCGGTTGAACGAGATGGCCCGCATGGCGCGGCCCGCCCGGGTGTGCATCACCAGGGAGCGCAGGCCGGTCATGAGCGCCAGCGACACGCCGATGATGATCAGCTGCGAGGTGGTGGCCCGCAGCGGGCCCCACTGCACCACCCGGGAGGCCAGGATCTGCGGGAAGAACTTGGGGTCCGCGCCGAACAGCAACAGCCCGCCGTTCTCCATCAGCAGCGAGACGCCGATGGCGGTGATCAGCGCGGTCAGCCGGGAGGTCGACGGAGCGTGGTGCTTGTTCCGCTCCAGCAGGGTGCCCGCCACCCCGCCGGCCACCAGGCCGGCCGCCGCGACGGCCCAGCCCGCGGGCCCGCGCAGGTGCAGCACCGCACCGTTGAAGGCCGCGAACACCGCCCCGCCCACGATCACGTAGGCGGCGCGGCGCGAGCCCTTGCGCAGTTCCCGGTACGCGCCGCGCTCGATCACGTAGCCCAGCGCCCCCGAAAGGACCATGCTGCAGCCCAGCACCAGCAGCGCGCCGCCGATGCCCGGGTGCTGGTCCACGCGGAACGCACGGGCGCAGTAGTAGCCCATGAAGGCGCCGAACATGTAGACGTCGCCGTGCGCGAAGTTGATCAGCCTGAGGATGCCGTAGACCATCGTGTAGCCGAGCGCGATCAGGGCGTAGATCGAGCCCCACGTGATCCCGTTGACCAGCTGCTGGAGAAAGACCGGGAAGTCCATCCGGGGCGCGGCCTACGGCTCGACGGTGCCGGCGTAGGTGAACTTGCCGTCCTGGATCTTCAGCACCACCGCCGACTTCACCGCGTTGCGATTCTCGTCCAGGTGGATCTTGCCGGTCACCCCGGCGAAGTCCTTCGTGGCGGCGATCAGGTCGCGCAGCTTGCGCTGCGCCGCCACGCGGCCCTCGCGGTTGGCGCCGGTGGCCGGGCCCTGGAGCGCCTGGAAGCCCTGCGGGTCCTGCTCGGAGAGCTGCTTGAGCCCGCCCAGGAGCAGCTTGGCGGCGTCGTAGCCCAGGGCGGCCAGGGCATCCGGCATCTTGTTCCACTTCGCCCGGTACCCCTTCACGAAGTTCTGCACCACCGGGTCCGGGTTCTCCATGGACTGGTGGGTGCTGAAGTAGCATCCCTCGAGCGCCGGGCCGCCGATCCTGGTCAGCTGTTCGCTCTCCCAGCCGTCGCCGCCGAAGAGCGGCGCGGTGATGCCCTGCTCGCGCGCCTGCCGCACGATCAGCCCCACCTCGGTGTAGTAGCCGGGCACGAACACGCCGTCCGGGCCCTTGGCCTTGATGTCGGTGAGCTGGGCGCGGAAGTCCTGGTCATCCTTGGAATACGTCTGGATCACCGGCACCGTGCCGCCCATCTCGGTGAAGGCGCGGGTGAAGAACTCGGTCAGGCCCACGCTGTAGTCGCTCTTGAGGTCCTTGAGGACCGCGACCTTGCGCAGCTTGAGCGTCTCATAGGCGTAGCGGGCCATGACCCGGCCCTGGAAGGGGTCGATGAAGCACACCCGGAAGATGCAGTCGCCGACCTCGGTCACCTTGGGGTTGGTGGAACTGGGCGAGATCATCGGCACGCCGGCACGCTGACACACCGGGGCGCCGGCCAGGCTGTTGCTGCTGGCCACCTCGCCCAGGACCGCGATCACGCCGTCGGCGTTGACCAGCTTCTGCACCGCGGTAAGGGCCTCCTCGGGCTTGCTCTGGTCGTCGTAGACGGTCACTTCGAGGGGCACGCCGGCGATGCCGCCGGCCGCGTTCTGCTCGTCCATGGCCATCTGGACCCCCTCCTTGGTGGAGATCCCGAAGTTGGCCTGGCCGCCGGTCAGCGAGCCGAACTCGCCCACGTGCAGCAGCTTCTTCCCGCCGCCCTGGCAGCCGGGGAGCGCTGCCAGGGCCAGCGCGGCGAGGACCACGAGGGCCGCCACGGACGCGACGGCGCGGAACGGACGGCGGACGGTCATGCTGCCTCCTTGGGGTGACATCCTCTACGAGGGCGGTGGATCAGTCCTGCAGCGCCGCCACCACCTCGTCGACGGTCGGGAACCGGTACTCCTTGTCCTTCGAGAACACCAGGCGCTCGTCCGCGAAGACGTCGAAGACGCCGTTGCGGCCGCCCACGAGCCGGATTTCGATGCCCGGGACCCTCTTCATCAAGTCGGCCTCCAAACTGGAGGCCTGGGGCTTGTAGTTTCACTCCTGGCAGTAGTGGATGCGCACCTTCATGGAAGCCTCCCCTGGCCTGGACGGACGGACGCGGCGTCCCCCGCCCCGTCCCCCGCGGAGGGGACACGGGCGGAGCGGGCACCATCATTCCAAATCGGGGCATCGGGCGCAAGAAGCGAGGCGGGAGGCTAATGCGCCGGCAGGGCGAACAGCGAGTCCGGGGCCCCGGCATCCAGGCGCATGTCGAGCCTCCGGTACTCCACCTGCGGCGCCTTGAGATCCGGGAGCATGTTCCCGGTCAACCGGTAGAGTCGCTGCGTGGAGGGCAGGAGCAGCGGCCCCACCGCGACCCAGTCGTCGAACCAGGTGGCCAGGCGGGGGCGGGTCTCGCCCAGGTCCACGCGCGTGAAATTGGCCCCCAGGAACCGGCCGTCGGCGGGGTCGAAATACGCGCTGGTGACGTCGCAGCGCTCGCGGGGCCGCCCGGAGCGGTGGTCGATCACCTGCACCACTTCGCAGGGGCGGCCCTCCACCTCGATCCGCCCCAGGTAGGCGCATTCGGACGTGGAATCAAGAAAGCAGAACGGCGCGGCGAACCACCACGACACGAAGCCCGCCTGGACCCGGGTCATGGCCGAATCCCGGGGCGCGACCGAGACCCTGCCACCGCCACGAAACCACGCCATCCCCCCGTCCCAGCCGATGGCCCATGCCGCGGCCTGCTCCCGGAAGCCGGGTTTCCCGCGCAGGCGCAGGCTCACCTCGGTGGTGTCGGGCCGGGCCACCCGGCCGTCCTTGTAGGTGCCCATGACCAGGCGGAAGCGGACGTCGCGCGCGGCGTTCCAGGCCCGCAGGCCACCGGAGTAGTCCGCGGCCCGCTGGAGCACCTCCAGGGCCTTCCGCTGGCGCTCCACCGGGGCGCTGTCGGGGGCCGCGACGGCAGCCGGCGCGGGAGGCGCCGCGACGGCAGCCGGCGCGGGAGGCGCCGCGTTGGCGGCCGGTGCGGGAAGCGCCGCGCCACCCAGCCACACCGCGGCCAGCGCCGCCAGCGCGAGCGGGCCGCACGCCTGCGTCCGTCTGGAGGGCTTGCGATGGGCCGGCGCCTTCACGCGATTCCCTTCCGGGCCTGCACGGCCCACGCGGCGGCCTCCGCCACCGCCGATTTCAACTCGCCGAGCTTCCGGTCGAAGAAGTGCGTGGCGCCCTCCACGGTGAACAGGCGCCGGGGCTCGGCCCAGCCCGGGAACTCGCCCGCCAGCAGCTCCGGCGGGCACACCACGTCGGCGGTGCCCTGCACCACCGCCTTGGGCTTGGGGCAGTCGCGAAGCTCCGGGTAATCGTAGTCCCTGACCGGCGGGGCGACGGCGACCATGGAGTCCACGTCCGCTTCGCCCGGCGCCACCAGCAGCGCCATCGCCGCGCCGAAGGAAAACCCGGCCACCAGCACCGGGCGGGGCCCGAACAGCCGGTGGAGGAACTCCAGGGCCGCGCGCAGATCGTCGCACTCCCCGCGGCCCCCGTCGTGGACGCCTTCGCTGCGGTTCACCCCCCGGAAGTTGAACCGCAGGGTGGCCATCCCGAGCCCGGTGAGCGCCTCGGCCGCGCGGAACGCCACCTTGTTGTGCATGGTGCCGCCGTAGAGCGGGTGCGGGTGGCACACCACCGCCAGCCGTCCGGGCACGGCGTCGGGGTCGTGGTGCAGCACACCTTCCAGGCGCCCCGCGGGCCCGGACAATTCGACCTCGGCCAGCAGCAGGCCCAACTCAGTCCTTCCAGTCGGCGATGAAGGTGTTGATGTCGTGCGCCCGGCCCGCGTGGCGCGTGCTGCACCACACCAGCCGCTTCCCGTCCGGGCTGAACATCGGGAACGCGTCGAATCCGCCGGAGTTGGTGAGCCGCTCCAGGCCGGTGCCGTCGTCCCGGATGAGGTACAGGTCGAACTTCATCCCCTTCTGGTGCGCGACGTTCGAAGTGAAGATGATGCGCCGGCCGTCCGGATGGAAGAAGGGGCAGAAGTTGGCGGCGCCGTTGCCGGTGATCTGCCGCAGGTTGCCGCCGTCGGCGTCGCACACGAACAGCTCCATGTGGAGCGGCTTCACCAGGTGACGGCGCAGCAGCGAGAGATACTCCCGCGCCTCGGCGGTGGTGGAGTCGGCGTAGTGCTTCCCGCGGAACACGATCCGCTTCCCGTCCGGGGAGAAGAACGCCCCCCCGTCGTAGCCCAGGGCGCGCGTGATGCGGCGCACGTCGCTGCCGTCGGAGTTCATGGTGTAGAGCTCCAGGTCGCCCTCGCGATCGCTGGTGAACAGGATCTTCCGCCCGTCCGGGGAGTACACCGCCTCGGCGTTGTAGCCGGGCACGTCGTTGAGCCTGCGCAGGTCCGAGCCGTCCGGGCGCACCGAGTAGATGTCGTAGGTGGGGTACACGGCCCACGTGTAACCCGCGGACATGTCCGGCCGGGGCGGGCAGGTGTC
This genomic interval carries:
- a CDS encoding branched-chain amino acid ABC transporter permease; the encoded protein is MVLSGALGYVIERGAYRELRKGSRRAAYVIVGGAVFAAFNGAVLHLRGPAGWAVAAAGLVAGGVAGTLLERNKHHAPSTSRLTALITAIGVSLLMENGGLLLFGADPKFFPQILASRVVQWGPLRATTSQLIIIGVSLALMTGLRSLVMHTRAGRAMRAISFNRDAASLMGIATDRIISLTFVLGSALAAAAGILVGMANPKIEPLMGIMPGLKAFVAAVLGGIGNIPGAVVGGLIMGISETLVVGYVSSTYRDAIAFALLIVILLVRPAGLFGTHVPEKV
- a CDS encoding PD40 domain-containing protein; its protein translation is MRRSRLVAAVVLGILAMAVGEAPRAAEPAAPAPADSLMFPGETHISNVRQLTFGGDNAEAYFSADGRRLTLQSTRGDWPCDQIYTMNVDGSAVRRVSNGRGRCTCSFYSPDGERIIYSSTFAGADTCPPRPDMSAGYTWAVYPTYDIYSVRPDGSDLRRLNDVPGYNAEAVYSPDGRKILFTSDREGDLELYTMNSDGSDVRRITRALGYDGGAFFSPDGKRIVFRGKHYADSTTAEAREYLSLLRRHLVKPLHMELFVCDADGGNLRQITGNGAANFCPFFHPDGRRIIFTSNVAHQKGMKFDLYLIRDDGTGLERLTNSGGFDAFPMFSPDGKRLVWCSTRHAGRAHDINTFIADWKD
- a CDS encoding ABC transporter substrate-binding protein, with amino-acid sequence MSPQGGSMTVRRPFRAVASVAALVVLAALALAALPGCQGGGKKLLHVGEFGSLTGGQANFGISTKEGVQMAMDEQNAAGGIAGVPLEVTVYDDQSKPEEALTAVQKLVNADGVIAVLGEVASSNSLAGAPVCQRAGVPMISPSSTNPKVTEVGDCIFRVCFIDPFQGRVMARYAYETLKLRKVAVLKDLKSDYSVGLTEFFTRAFTEMGGTVPVIQTYSKDDQDFRAQLTDIKAKGPDGVFVPGYYTEVGLIVRQAREQGITAPLFGGDGWESEQLTRIGGPALEGCYFSTHQSMENPDPVVQNFVKGYRAKWNKMPDALAALGYDAAKLLLGGLKQLSEQDPQGFQALQGPATGANREGRVAAQRKLRDLIAATKDFAGVTGKIHLDENRNAVKSAVVLKIQDGKFTYAGTVEP
- a CDS encoding branched-chain amino acid ABC transporter permease, whose amino-acid sequence is MKRSPGAIAGVAVLLAVLSADFYAAGLVNPYVYQILLLCGVNIVLAVSLNLVNGFTGQFSIGHAGFMALGGYVSAAVAYYGARALGGPHAWLFGVALLAGALVAAVAGFLVGLPSLRLRGDYLAIVTLGFGEIIRTLILNVDAVGGARGFSDIPILRLLFSPQSEPRPSLSLVGAAAFLTVLVIYRMIRSPRGRAFIAVREDEVAAEALGIDTTRYKVTAFVVGAFFAGLAGGLFAHTQGYLNPSSFQFMKSIEIVIMVVLGGMGSLTGSILAAVILTVLPEVLRPVQEYRMVLYSALLIVLMLARPQGVFGPRELSWPRAWRRRTGGTAAGDRP
- a CDS encoding Rdx family protein, which encodes MKRVPGIEIRLVGGRNGVFDVFADERLVFSKDKEYRFPTVDEVVAALQD
- a CDS encoding ABC transporter ATP-binding protein, producing MTAGPGAVAVAGGVAALELCGAGIRFGGLKAVDKLDLVLGERDLVGLIGPNGAGKTTVFNLITGVYAPTEGRVRIHGLVVNGMKPSRVAAVGAVRTFQNIRLFGALTVEENIHTAQHLHARTGLVAAVMRSRAHLADEAAIRSRTAELMELLDLSAFAGAPAAMLPYGCQRRLEIARALATRPRLLLLDEPAAGMNPQESADLMNLIRRIRGEFGLTILLIEHDMQVVMGVCERIAVLDYGVKIAEGRPEEIRRDPRVIEAYLGPESHA
- a CDS encoding alpha/beta hydrolase, which codes for MGLLLAEVELSGPAGRLEGVLHHDPDAVPGRLAVVCHPHPLYGGTMHNKVAFRAAEALTGLGMATLRFNFRGVNRSEGVHDGGRGECDDLRAALEFLHRLFGPRPVLVAGFSFGAAMALLVAPGEADVDSMVAVAPPVRDYDYPELRDCPKPKAVVQGTADVVCPPELLAGEFPGWAEPRRLFTVEGATHFFDRKLGELKSAVAEAAAWAVQARKGIA
- a CDS encoding ABC transporter ATP-binding protein, coding for MLEITGLDVFYNAVHALKGVSVRVSEGEVVTLIGANGAGKTSLLRTISGLVRARAGSLRFQGRDIGGMEPHDIVKLGISHAPEGRQIFANMSVRENLDLGAYLRRDASGVAQDKERVFRLFPRLRERGKQGAATLSGGEQQMLAIGRALMSRPKLLLLDEPSLGLAPLLVRDIFRTIREINAEGMTVLLVEQNAHLALETAHRGYVLETGRVRFEDEAARLAQNEEVRKAYLGG